atggatctacgcgtgggaaatggagcacggattgctgcattagccgtaggatcttattttatttctttgcctagtgggtttgttttggaactagaaaactgttactacgttcctagtatcaccagaaacatcatttccgtttcaagtttgaattctaaaggttttagttttcaattgaaagacaatagttgttctttttctttgaatggaaagttctatggttcagcacaacaagaaaacggtctttatgtgctagatacgagcaaacacatttataacataaataccaaaagggctaaaactggtgattcggatctcacatttatgtggcattgtcgattaggccatataaacataaagagcatggaattacttcaacggaaaggaattctagaatcattcgacttagagaagattgatcaatgcgaatcttgtttacttggcaaaatgacaaagcaacctttctcaaaggtgggagaaagagcaagcgaactactagggctaatacatacggacgtatgtgggcctatgagtacgaaagctagaggtgagttcagctatttcataacgtttacggacgacttcagtagatatggctatatttacttaatgaagcacaagtctgaatcgtttgagaaattccgagaatttcaaaatgaagtagagaatcaacatggcaagaaaatcaaagctctaagatcggatcgaggaggtgaatatcttagccacgagtttgatgaccatctaaaagaatgcggtattctttctgaattgactgctccggggagacctcaatggaatggagtgtcggaacggagaaataggaccttactcgatatggtcaggtcaatgatgggtcaggccgaacttcctttacagttctggggacatgcgttgcaaactgcagcactcacattgaatcgtgctccgtcaaaagctgttgaaaagactccatacgaattatggactgggaaacttccaaagttgtcttttctgaagatttggggttgcgaagcatttgtcaagcgattaatttcggtcaagctacaacctaaagctgaaaaatgtttcttcgttgggtatccaaaagaaactatggggtattacttctacaacaagtcagacaacaaggtattcgttgctcatgacggtgtctttttggaaagaaatcatatttccaaattgacaagtgggagaataatagacctcgaagagattcgagacgaacaacgaactcagaactctttagaagcagttcaagttgatgaacctccaaggtctttagaagagccaatgggagtagttcctcaaaacgttgttgcccctcgtaggtcaaatagaactatttttcagccggacagatggacaggcgtcctcatggctgaaaacttagacgttctcatattggatagtgatgaaccgttgacttacaagcaagctatgacgagcccaagctccattaaatggttagaggccatgcaatctgaaatagactccatgtctgaaaatcaagtctgggatttggttgatttgccagatgggttcacacctatcggatgcaaatgggtcttcaagttgaaaaagacaaagatggaattttatacatatacaaggctagattggtagcaaaaggttacaggcaagttcacggcgttgactacgatgaaaccttttctccagtcgcgatgcttaagtctattcggataatccttgcgattgccgcttttcatgactatgaaaatggaaaatggatgtcaaaactgcctttttgaacggtgttcttgaagagattgtgttcatgacacagccggagggtttggtcgatcaaaagaaccaaggaaaggtatgcaagcttaagaagtccatctacggactaaagcaggcatcaaggagttggaataaacgatttgatgaagcagtcaataagtttagcttcatcaagaatcaggacgaatcttgtgtatacaagaaggtcagtgggagtaaaattgcattcctagtcttgtatgttgacgacatactacttattggaaacgacattcctatgttggagtctgtaaagacttggctcgggaagtgtttctcaatgaaggacttaggagaggcacagtacatattgggcatcaagatctatagggatagatctaaaaggatgattagactaagccaaagcacttacattgacaaagtgctagctaggtccaatgtgatggaagccaagagaggccatctacccatgtcacatggcgtatatctaagcaagaatcagtgtcccaaaacatctgatgagcgtagaaagatgagtggaattccatatgcctcggccattggatccatcatgtatgctatgatttgtacaaggccggatgtttcgttcgcacttagtgcaacgagcaggtaccagtaagaaccaggtgaggcgcattggactgctgccaagaacatcctaaagtacctgaaaaggactaagcaTCAATtactggtttatggtggtacagatgagttgattgttaagggctatacggacggaagctttcaaaccgacagagatgatttcagatcatagtctgggtttgtgttctgcctcaacggcggagcagtaagctggaaaagtgctaagcaaagcactattgcggattctacaactgaagccaagtacattgctgcctcagaagcagcagaggaaactgtttggattcggaagttcatcgaagaacttggtgttgtcccctccattaaaggaccagtggctttgtattgcgacaatagcggagccattgcccaggcaaaggagcctaggagccaccaaaagtccaagcacgtactgcggcaatttcatatacttcgagagatcgttgaaagaaaggaaatcgagatttgcaaggttggaactgacgacaacgtcgcggatccattgactaaaccgttgccacaagtgaaacacaacgcacatgtagcaaccatgggaatcaagcatgttggagaatggctttgattttctaagtattgttttagaacatctgttagatctatgtttaaaacagttggtttaaccatttcatatttatgaaatttatttatttcatattcatttaattgtggtttagaattaaatgataattccatgtgattcaaatcattcaaatgggatgtcaagatggattctttgacaaagaaacacccataagtgaacttgaatattgaagtcacaaaggatccctaatccaggtcattgaaaggtggacgaccaatgactaatgaagattagattgcaagtagattacttagttctgtttcttgaactagagtgactggatgtcagaatcttttgcatagatacttattggatcttgtatcggattgaccatgagaacactttaagatattaaagtcatgtcataggtagttctcattaatggtgattagaaaccgttcctcagaacatgagcgattatatctgctcgtttgagaattagttcgctttgatactagctaaacgtcgcaccataaaaggaggctataaaagcagttattgggcgtactatgaatcaaagtgagtgttcatagattgcaagaatggattgtcctcctatctttgataggatatggtgttgttgtgtaacaaggcctctcggagagttagatactgtaaaatgcatggccgtgctcagaatggttaggcttaaccttctgtaaaagtttgacagttgaactctatAATCCGataaacacttctggacctaataaggatggcttggatcttatcttatgttcagtaagtaacactaagtgacaaaggaatgtggatgcacacttgtctgaatgacaagtgggagattgaaggaaatatgtccttcacccaaggtgcattaagtctaataccaaggttcagattaattgcgaacaattaattcagtgagatcaagtgatcggaacagctagctggagcaatgcttccgatcagtgagttctaatggatattgaactcacaacttactcttggatgaacctacaaggtaacaccaatgacacgtaacagatcaccggattaaatgaatcggaaattcatttaatatcttttcgggaattagttggaaacgtattatacgatacgacctttgtcggaatcgtatatcgtatcgcgaatattcgtaagctgggcgacacgaataaatcgtatcgtacgacggtgattcgtcgtatacgaaacgataaataatatataggagatatattaaatcgcgaatacgaagggcatcagagttgccggcccgtcgagccaagcacgtaagcgtgcaaggcccaacgagccagcaagctcgcgagcaagcaaggcaagcccattgggcgcgagcatgCAACAGCAAGCATTAGCGCACAGCACGACGAgagagcaaggcccacggcccagctgctcggcgggcgcgctgtgggcttcggcctgcagtgtgtcgctagGCGCGAGCGTGTGTCCGTGTTGCTTGGcttgcacggcttgctagccagccttgcttcttgcttggtcggttggtaaggttaatgatataaccttacaaccttgtttccaacacacacacaattcatacactcaaaccctagagacacagagaaccctaattctctctgtgcctccaaagtgagttcttcccaaagcaaagtatcttgatcaatcgtctaagctacgattatcaagacggatctggtcatgtcggtgaaccaagtagaggaacgacaagtggagttctttgttcatgttcgttgacagattattgtggaaaacacgcttcgaatgtaagtttgcttaatctgtgctttatacatgtttcctggctttggggattgttccgcacatgttattatgttacACTGTATTTCCCTACGGTCGGTGTTTTACTCAAACCTCTCTTTATCGTATGGTCGTCCTCTCTTCTGCCCCTGGGAGGTGTTTGTCTGATATCCCTTCTTTTCAATGGCCCACGTCCCATTAGGACGATTGGTCTTTTTGTCTGCCTTGTCTTTGCGCTGGGGATGCTCTGCAATCTCTATTCCCTTTGATTCCTTGGGGACGGAATAAATTTCGGTGGCATGAATAAAGGACTCGGCCTCATCCAGAGCATCGGCCATAGTTCTCacacttttctttaccagatcgaATTTAAAGGACCCCTTCTTAAGCCCCCTAAAGAAGTTATCAAAAGCCACCCCATCAGGTAGGTTTGGAATCTGTCCTGACTCTAAATTGAAACATCGCACATAGCTCCGTAATgactcgtctttcccttgcTGTATTCGGCCCAAATGCATACTCGTCTTCTTTTCCTCTTTATAAGCTATGAACCTTGCCGAAAACAATAATTCTAGCTCTGCATAAGTGTTGATCGTTCCAGTGGGCAACTTCTCAAACCATTTCGTAAGCAACCCCTTTCAAAGTGgacgggaagtatttgcaccaggtTGCATCAGTGGTCCCCTGGACGTACATGTGATGACGATAAGCCAAGAGGTGTACGTCAGGATCAGAGGTGCCATCATAGGCGTCAATAGCTGGTGGCTTCACCTTAGGCTCCTTAGGAGCATTCATAAAGTCAGAACAGAATGGAGTGGTATAGTCAAGGATGAGGTCGGCTACCCCCTGTTGAATATGGCATATAGGATCTTGCCTTCTACCTTGGGACGTTCTACGCCGCTCGCTGTCCGCGCGACTGACATGGGTCCTGGTGAGACGGCGTGAAGGAGCAGCAAGGGGTGAATCTTGCATGACAGGAGTGGAACCTGTATCTGACAGCTCAGTTTCTTGAGGCCTGTCCAGCTGAATGATTGGTACTCTTCTGGACGGTCCAGGTTCAGGCCGAGCAGTTGGCAGGATCCGACGCGGAGCCATAGGCTGGAAAGAAGTTCTTGTTATGTCAAAACGTCTGTCatgatcgtcatttcgagcttgGTCTTGCCGCCAGACATTAGACCGAGTGAGTCCATTAAAGAATGGAATTCCCGTCCCATGAGACTGAGAACGGATAGTTTTGATCTCATCTTGGAGAGTGTCCATCTACGCTTTAAATCCGGCCAGGATGTCTTTGAGCTGTCCAGCAGACACCGGAAAATCTGGATTCTCCTCCATGACTGTGTCGGCGTCAGCCCTCAAGTGACCACCTGGAGGAAATGAGGGCTGACCCGTCTCATCTTCCACTTGGACCTGCTCAGGTTGTGATTCAGGAGTGGGTTCAGGACGGCCGTCCTCCCTCACAGACTGGTTGCTTCTGTCGTCCCTCCCTCGAGGAGGACGATCACCATTCATTGCGGTTTCGCCGTTTTCGTTTCGATTGATGGGCGCGTCTCTGAAGTGCTGGACGTCTACCATGTTAccttacctccccacagacggcgccaaatgttgtgggagtttttcctttggatgatgatgatgaggtatcaggttccacgtagtgtcgagtccagtccacgtaggcggcgtacctacaaaacaagaatattctcgaaggaatattccctccgatgcttaagtaagacacgGGTTTTTAGGAAGAAGTAATTAATGAACAGAAAGaattaattataaattgtaGGATATTTCTCTATCTAGAATTCTGTGTCAATTCCTTGGGAATTGAGTATATTTATAGTCACCCCCTTTAGGGGGGAAACCCTAGGGTAATCTCATATGATTGGTCAGTTTATCAgaaaatgacatgtgtcactatGATAACATTCcctatgggccatgggccttaaaAGTAATTGGCACATTTAGGCCAGTCATACATCAGCATACACTGACTCCTAGATGGCAGCCAAATAGGCGGCTGACCAATCGGGAGGTGCCACGTGTCATGCAACAATTGAGCCACGTAGGAggggtatttttacccacatcagAAGGCATAGCTATGCTTCTTTGTAATGTGTAATCTATTGAGGAGAAAGAAACCTCTTTTTTTCATGCAAATTGGGGGGTATTTATATGGCTTTAAACTAGGGGGAAACCTTAATGGGGAAAGCCTATGATTGAATGATAATTCTTGGAATGACAAGTGTCACATTAAATGTGATACATAGTATTTATTGGGCCTTGCTGGCCAATTAAGAAGTGATTACTCTACTATGTTTGGAAAACGTGTAAGAGTAGTATTGAATGGTAACACATTGGCAAGACAACTTGATAGTTTGATGATTTGGCATTATAGAGGACACGTGTCACGCTATCATTAGGACACGATGTCCAGCTACTTTTTTCCACATCAGAAGCGTTAATCGATACCAAAAAAAAAGGT
This genomic stretch from Spinacia oleracea cultivar Varoflay chromosome 3, BTI_SOV_V1, whole genome shotgun sequence harbors:
- the LOC110788414 gene encoding uncharacterized protein gives rise to the protein MHLGRIQQGKDESLRSYVRCFNLESGQIPNLPDGVAFDNFFRGLKKGSFKFDLVKKSVRTMADALDEAESFIHATEIYSVPKESKGIEIAEHPQRKDKADKKTNRPNGTWAIEKKGYQTNTSQGQKRGRPYDKERFE